The genomic DNA GCGTCGCAAATCAAAAGTTTTAGCCAGAAAATTTACTTTAAAGGGAATTTCTTTGGCTTTTAAATGCTCTTTTAACAATTCATGCAGTGCATGCGCATCTTTGGTGACATGATAATTAAGATCGAGGGATAAAACATCGATTTCTTTTTTATCTTTGGGGGCAATCTGGGCAAGTAAGTCGAGAAGAGCCAGGGTGAAAGTCCCCGGACCACAACCCAAATCGAGGATTTTTAATTTTGGTTTTTTGAAAAGTGCCTCGGGTAATTGAAGAAGTACTGACTGGGCCTTACAGAAATTAAGTGGCAAAAAATAAAGTAGATATCCTGCCCTATATTTTTTTTCGTTGAGGTAATTGTTAGGCAAATCAGAACGTTCGCTGGTGAAAAGCTCAGAAAGCTCCTGGGCGCCTTCACCAAAAAACTTGAGGTCTTTAGGACCAAAATCTTTGTCCGAAAAATTTTTCAGGCGTGTATCCGCTAAAAAAGTACGCTTGATATAGGCTTTTAAGAAGGCTTCGATATGTTTAGGGAAACTCATTTTCATGACTGAGGGGGGAGAATAGCGGCTTTTTGTCATTAAGGAAAAGATTTTTTTTAAAAAACGATGTTTTTTTTAAAAAAAAGGGTTTTTTCTTGTCAGGGCTCGGAAATTCTTTCTACATGAAGCCCTAAATATGAATACAAAAAACGAAAACTTTCTCGAACAACTTCTAAAACCTCTGGATTGGAGCCTGGGTTTTAGCCTAAAAACGATAAAAAAGACCTACTTGGGTAGAAATTTTACCCTTAAATCCTTTTCCGTCTTTCAGTTTTTTTTAAGTCAGCATATTTCGCGTTATTTTAAGCTTAAAACCGAAGGAAAGGAAAGCTTACCTCCTCAAGGCCCGCTTATTTTGGTCGCCAATCATCAAAGTTGGTTGGATATTCCCCTGATTGCCGCCGCCATCCCTGAAAAAATATGTTTTTTAATCCCAGATGAGTATCAAAAATGGCCTTTTTTGCATCAATTGATAGAACTTTCGGGTTCCATCTATATCGAAAGCCAGGAAGATGATCGTGCCTTCGAGGAGGCCGCCGAAAGACTGGCTCGAGGGGAATGGGTCTGCTTGTTTCCGGAAGGTCAAATTCCCGGAGATAAAATTTCCCGTATGGAGGTAGAAAGAGATACGGGGCTGCTGCCTGGTCACACGGGTTTTGTTCGATTGGCCCTGCTCTCCGGGGCCCCCATTTTACCGATTGGAATTAGTGGTTCCGGAAAGGCCTTTCCACCGGAAGCCTATCCACACCGTGACATTTCAGCCCTTCCCAAAAGAGAAAGTGTGAAAGTAAAAATTGGAAAACTGCATTCCTTAACCAGCGCTGGGATAACCAAAGGAAAAAACCAGGACCTTGCCCTTTGGTCTATCCATTGGTCTAAAGAAAAACTCATGAGCGAAACCAAAAAAATAATGGAATTCATTTCAAAATTAATAGATCCCGTACAAAATTATATCCCCCTGAAACTGCCTTTGAAGGAGCTTCCTCAATATTCAAAAATCGGAGTGCTGGTGCTCCATGGTTTTACCTCCAGTTTAAAAGCGGTGGATGGAATCAAGTCCTATTTGGAAAAATCAAAACTCCCTTATGCCATGCCTTTGTTGCGAGGTCATGGATCTCAATACAAAGATTTGGCTGGAGTTACCTGGAATGAATGGGTAGCAGATGCCGAAAAAGCGCTGTTTGAGCTTTCGGAAAAAGTAGAAAAAGTGATTGTAGTAGGACTTTCGATGGGCGGTTTGGTCGCCTTAAAACTAGGTCTAAAACATCCGGATAAAATTGCAGGAGTGGTGACTGTAGCAGCGGCTTTAAAATTTGCAGATCCCCTGGCCCCCCTCACTAAGATAATCGCAAAAATTGTCCCTTATTGGCCAGGGCCAAAGTCGTTTAATGACCCCGAGTGTGCAAAGCAAAACCAAAATTATTCCTGGTTCCCGACGGATGCCTTTTGTTCACTCTATGATTTCGCCAAGCACATTGAAAAAAATCTCTCGAAATTCAAGGTGCCCCTCTTGGTGATTCACTCTAAAAAAGACTCTGTCATTTCCCCTATAGCAGCTAGCATCATTTACGAAAAAGTAGGATCAGAATGGCGGGACATTAAATGGTTTCAAAAATCGGGGCATGACATGATGCAAGATTATGAAGCTAAAGAGGTGTTTGCAGAGATTATGGATTTTGTGCTGAGATTTCGGAAGGTAGAGTAAATCTCAAACTCGTCTCCACAACCTCTTCATAAAAAGGAAAGGGCGCCGCACGTCTCACTGTCGCCAAGGCCTCCTCGTCCAAGATTTTAAAGCCACTGCTTTTTACCAAATTCAAAGATTCTACATCTCCTTTTAATCCCAATTTAAAGCGCAGGGAAACCAGACCTTCCTGAGCGCGCAATCTGGCTGCCTCGGGATACCGTTTCGCGCCTTCGATCTTTTGACGGATCAGGGCCAGAAGATTTGATCCTCCGCCGGAGGATTTCCCCGGGATGGAAGTGCTAGAAGTGCCAGGGCCTTCTCCTCCGTTTGAGCCAGAAGAGGGGTTTCCTATCTCACCCGATTGAACAGGCGAAGGATTTTGAACCAAGTTTTTGGAGGAAAGAGGTCTTTTTTTCAAAACAGAAATCGCCTGAACTTTCTCTTTTGCCTCTGAACTGAAAGAAGCACTTTCTTCCCCCATCTGAAAAAGCTGCAGTGAAGAAGTAGAAAGAGAATGGAGAGAGGGAGTTAAAAAAAGAGAAGCGGGCCAAAAATAAAAGAACACCGCAATACCAGCGTGAATAAGCAAAGAGAGGAACAGAAATTTAGAAAACTTGCCCATAAATATTTGGCATTAGATCTGCCTTCAGATCAAATACCTCTCTAATATTTTTTTCATTCAATGCTTCTGAAGGGACAGCATCCACCTTTACTTTCCCTCCCTTGAGCATCAGCAGACGACTACACAATTTGGAAGCAAAATGTAAATCGTGCAAAACCACAACCAAGGTATAGTCTTTTTCTTGATGCAGCTTCTTAAGTAATTCGCAAAGTTCTATTTGATGCTTGAGATCTAAATGCGTAAGAGGCTCATCCAACAACAAGACTTGGTTTTTCTGACCCCAGGCTTGCGCCAAAGCCTGAGCCAAAAATACCCGTTGCTTTTCCCCCCCCGAAAGCTCTGTTAAGATGCGCTTCTCCAGGTGCAAGGCATCCACCAAGCTCAACGAATAACGTGCAATCTCCATATCCTTTTTATTTTCCCAAGAGAAGCGACCTATATACGGAAATCGCCCCATCAACACGACTTCTAATACTCGAAAAGGGAAATCCGATTGGACTTCTTGTGAAAGCATAGCAATAGATCGCGCTTTTTCCTGAGCCGAATATTGCGAAAGTTTTTTATTTTGAAAACAAACCTCACCTTGAGAAGGTTTCAGAATCCCTGCCATCAATTTCAAGAGAGTGCTCTTGCCACAACCATTGGTGCCTAAAATTCCCAGGAAATCGTTTTGAGCCAGACTAAAAGATAAATCTTCAAAAAGAAGATGAGAGGAATAGGAAAACGAAATTTGTTGGAGGGAAAGTAAGGGCATTGTTTTAACAAATTGGATGATAAATACTCCTGCGCTCAAACGAAATATTGAATTGGGTGTGTAATGAAAATACACAAATCCGTCTACTGACGAATTGAGGCACAAGCCTCCAGGTGATTTACAGGATATTCCTCGATTATCGAAATGGCCGAGATAAATATCTCTCACAATTCTGGAAAATTATTAATTTGGATT from Deltaproteobacteria bacterium includes the following:
- a CDS encoding alpha/beta fold hydrolase, whose amino-acid sequence is MNTKNENFLEQLLKPLDWSLGFSLKTIKKTYLGRNFTLKSFSVFQFFLSQHISRYFKLKTEGKESLPPQGPLILVANHQSWLDIPLIAAAIPEKICFLIPDEYQKWPFLHQLIELSGSIYIESQEDDRAFEEAAERLARGEWVCLFPEGQIPGDKISRMEVERDTGLLPGHTGFVRLALLSGAPILPIGISGSGKAFPPEAYPHRDISALPKRESVKVKIGKLHSLTSAGITKGKNQDLALWSIHWSKEKLMSETKKIMEFISKLIDPVQNYIPLKLPLKELPQYSKIGVLVLHGFTSSLKAVDGIKSYLEKSKLPYAMPLLRGHGSQYKDLAGVTWNEWVADAEKALFELSEKVEKVIVVGLSMGGLVALKLGLKHPDKIAGVVTVAAALKFADPLAPLTKIIAKIVPYWPGPKSFNDPECAKQNQNYSWFPTDAFCSLYDFAKHIEKNLSKFKVPLLVIHSKKDSVISPIAASIIYEKVGSEWRDIKWFQKSGHDMMQDYEAKEVFAEIMDFVLRFRKVE
- a CDS encoding energy transducer TonB, which produces MGKFSKFLFLSLLIHAGIAVFFYFWPASLFLTPSLHSLSTSSLQLFQMGEESASFSSEAKEKVQAISVLKKRPLSSKNLVQNPSPVQSGEIGNPSSGSNGGEGPGTSSTSIPGKSSGGGSNLLALIRQKIEGAKRYPEAARLRAQEGLVSLRFKLGLKGDVESLNLVKSSGFKILDEEALATVRRAAPFPFYEEVVETSLRFTLPSEISAQNP
- a CDS encoding ABC transporter ATP-binding protein, translating into MPLLSLQQISFSYSSHLLFEDLSFSLAQNDFLGILGTNGCGKSTLLKLMAGILKPSQGEVCFQNKKLSQYSAQEKARSIAMLSQEVQSDFPFRVLEVVLMGRFPYIGRFSWENKKDMEIARYSLSLVDALHLEKRILTELSGGEKQRVFLAQALAQAWGQKNQVLLLDEPLTHLDLKHQIELCELLKKLHQEKDYTLVVVLHDLHFASKLCSRLLMLKGGKVKVDAVPSEALNEKNIREVFDLKADLMPNIYGQVF